One Gemmatimonadota bacterium DNA window includes the following coding sequences:
- a CDS encoding TonB-dependent receptor: MLVALLAAVLSLPVGTLTGRVLSIAGQPVPEARVVVVEAGRAVTTDARGQYQVPDLPNGRYTLSVSAIGFAPQVRRIEIADAPLTVDVTLKESLVELPPLQVTSTPTATDPLVSPQPTAVIDGENLHAAQAPSLGETLNQVAGVHSLSTGAGVGKPVIRGLTSNRVLVLDDGQRTETQQWGDEHGPNIETALADRIEVIRGPASVLYGSDALGGVVNVIPRPLLAAEPGRSVLHGEASASYSTNTRSPDGALLLEGATGAVGYRATLSGRSAEDVRTPEYRLWNSGNRAGGGSLALGVRRGWGSLTGSYSGRWERIELTDEDPAETPLQRIATGRARVDGSFALGGSRLELAAGYERNRRREFEDRTATDVALGLLSQNYTLDARLFHAPVGRMSGTLGVSALRTTFDKFGEETLIPNTDVKAVGVYGFEQVHGGEWDLSFGARYDYRTLALRDTTIPGVDTDRSWHSFTGNLGLLYKLAEPAAVVLNVGRGFRAPSSFDLFSNGVHEGTVAFERGNADLNTEKSLNTDLALRLQTTSAALELGGFVNWVEDFIYTVPSGTTDPGSGFQIYDVTQGNARLEGLEFAGQVHPTRWLHLQGTADYVRGTNTSTGAPLPAIPPVRATWNARIEFPHGGVLGEPYLALGGEHNGRQTRLDPAEASFFADAFGGAGYQSAAYTLLNAGGGFTVGMGGSELHVDLLVRNLFDTAYANFLSRLKTNAENPGMGRSVMLRLTTEF; this comes from the coding sequence ATGCTCGTCGCTCTGCTTGCCGCCGTCCTGTCCCTTCCCGTCGGCACCCTCACCGGCCGGGTGCTCTCGATCGCCGGCCAGCCGGTGCCCGAGGCCCGCGTCGTGGTCGTGGAAGCCGGTCGCGCCGTCACCACCGATGCCCGGGGTCAGTACCAGGTCCCCGACCTGCCCAACGGCCGCTACACCCTCTCGGTCTCCGCGATCGGCTTTGCGCCGCAGGTGCGGAGGATCGAGATCGCCGACGCGCCCCTCACCGTCGACGTCACGCTGAAGGAATCGCTGGTGGAGCTGCCGCCGCTCCAGGTCACCAGCACGCCCACCGCCACCGACCCGCTCGTCTCCCCCCAGCCCACCGCGGTGATCGATGGCGAGAACCTGCACGCCGCCCAGGCGCCGAGCCTCGGGGAGACCCTCAACCAGGTGGCGGGCGTGCACAGCCTGAGCACCGGCGCGGGGGTGGGCAAGCCGGTGATCCGCGGGCTCACCTCCAACCGGGTGCTGGTGCTCGACGACGGCCAGCGCACCGAGACCCAGCAGTGGGGCGATGAACACGGCCCCAACATCGAGACCGCCCTCGCGGACCGGATCGAGGTGATCCGCGGCCCCGCCAGCGTGCTGTACGGATCCGACGCGCTGGGCGGCGTGGTGAACGTCATCCCGCGCCCGCTGCTCGCGGCAGAACCGGGGCGGAGCGTCCTCCACGGCGAGGCGAGCGCCTCCTACTCCACCAATACCCGCTCGCCGGATGGCGCGCTGCTGCTCGAGGGCGCCACCGGCGCCGTGGGTTACCGCGCCACCCTGAGCGGCCGCAGCGCCGAGGATGTGCGGACCCCCGAATACCGCCTGTGGAACAGCGGCAACCGGGCCGGCGGCGGCAGTCTGGCGCTCGGCGTGCGGCGCGGGTGGGGCAGCCTCACCGGGAGCTACAGTGGGCGCTGGGAGCGGATCGAACTGACCGATGAGGACCCCGCCGAGACCCCGCTGCAGCGCATCGCCACCGGGCGGGCACGGGTCGACGGCAGCTTCGCGCTGGGCGGCTCGCGGCTGGAGCTCGCCGCCGGGTACGAGCGGAACCGCCGCCGCGAGTTCGAGGACCGGACCGCCACCGACGTGGCGCTCGGCCTCCTGTCGCAGAACTACACTCTCGATGCGCGGCTCTTCCACGCCCCGGTGGGCCGGATGAGTGGCACCCTCGGCGTGAGCGCCCTCCGCACCACCTTCGACAAGTTCGGCGAGGAGACGCTGATCCCCAACACCGACGTGAAGGCCGTGGGGGTCTACGGCTTCGAGCAGGTGCACGGCGGCGAGTGGGACCTCTCCTTCGGCGCCCGCTACGACTACCGCACCCTCGCCCTGCGCGACACCACCATCCCCGGCGTGGACACCGACCGGAGCTGGCACTCCTTCACCGGCAACCTCGGCCTGCTCTACAAGCTGGCGGAGCCGGCGGCGGTGGTGCTCAACGTCGGGCGCGGGTTCCGCGCGCCGTCGAGCTTCGACCTCTTCTCCAACGGCGTGCACGAGGGCACCGTGGCCTTCGAGCGCGGCAACGCCGACCTCAACACCGAGAAGTCCCTCAACACCGACCTGGCGCTCCGGCTGCAGACCACCAGCGCGGCGCTGGAGCTCGGCGGGTTCGTGAACTGGGTGGAGGACTTCATCTATACCGTGCCCTCCGGCACCACCGACCCGGGCTCCGGGTTCCAGATCTACGACGTGACCCAGGGCAACGCCCGGCTGGAGGGCCTCGAGTTCGCGGGCCAGGTGCACCCGACCCGCTGGCTCCACCTGCAGGGCACCGCGGACTACGTGCGCGGAACCAACACCTCCACCGGCGCACCCCTCCCCGCGATCCCGCCGGTCCGCGCCACCTGGAACGCCCGGATCGAGTTCCCGCATGGCGGCGTCCTCGGCGAGCCCTACCTGGCGCTGGGGGGCGAGCACAACGGCCGGCAGACGCGCCTCGACCCGGCGGAGGCCTCGTTCTTTGCCGACGCCTTCGGCGGCGCAGGCTACCAGTCGGCGGCCTACACCCTCCTCAACGCCGGGGGCGGCTTCACCGTCGGGATGGGCGGGAGCGAGCTGCACGTCGACCTGCTGGTCCGGAACCTCTTCGACACGGCCTACGCCAACTTCCTGAGCCGGCTCAAGACCAACGCGGAGAATCCCGGCATGGGACGGAGCGTCATGCTGCGCCTCACAACCGAGTTCTGA
- a CDS encoding RNA polymerase sigma-70 factor: MAEPTPDRLLLERLRTGDEAAFEAIFRGCYPRLVAAAEHLLRDQARAEDAVQEVLLELWRGRERLDPEMSVAGYLHRAVRNRALNQLRHDRVVRQAEPLVEPGTPPPGADSGVLTRELEQAVRAAVSRLPERCREVFELSRVHQLRYAEIASAMEISVKTVEAQMGKAIRMLRDGLGGWLPEGEDPGA; encoded by the coding sequence TTGGCCGAGCCGACCCCCGACCGCCTGCTGCTCGAGCGCCTGCGCACCGGCGACGAGGCCGCCTTCGAAGCGATCTTCCGCGGCTGCTACCCCCGCCTGGTAGCGGCGGCGGAGCACCTGCTGCGCGACCAGGCCCGGGCCGAGGACGCGGTGCAGGAGGTGCTGCTGGAGCTGTGGCGCGGCCGGGAGCGCCTGGACCCGGAGATGAGCGTTGCGGGGTACCTGCACCGGGCGGTCCGCAACCGGGCGCTCAACCAGCTCCGGCACGATCGGGTGGTGCGGCAGGCGGAGCCGCTGGTGGAGCCCGGCACCCCGCCGCCCGGTGCCGACAGCGGGGTGCTCACCCGGGAGCTGGAGCAGGCGGTGCGGGCGGCGGTGTCCCGCCTGCCGGAACGGTGCCGCGAGGTCTTTGAGCTGAGCCGGGTGCACCAGCTCCGCTATGCGGAGATCGCGTCGGCCATGGAGATCTCGGTCAAGACCGTCGAGGCCCAGATGGGCAAGGCGATCCGGATGCTCCGGGACGGGCTCGGCGGGTGGCTGCCCGAGGGCGAGGACCCCGGGGCATAG
- a CDS encoding FecR domain-containing protein: protein MDHPTDDNRWEALARYLAGESSPEEAARIQRLLTEEPERAKAMQALAAMMRRLELPPAPRVDVDAAWERTRARMRQDSVADAPASAHPASPEPEVITPAAPPTRPAVPEPVVARAPSAPVVARMAAPAPPPEPALPDQEPTAAPAPSPVAPRPAPRPAVVAAPPSDVIPLRPRRSAWWLVGAAAAAIIGVVSWQRMQRPAMAESVLATAVGGRDSLVYADGSRILLGPASRLSVRARPGERPESVTLEGEAYFDLPHDPARPFRVQAGSSDITDIGTRFTVRQPAAGPTVVEVHAGSVAFGARGATPLVLAAGEQAVRRGAAPPERLPGAAGSEPPAWTAGQLAFSDAGFDTVQDALRRWYGVELLSGDSALAARHFTASFAGEPREEVVRILALTVGAEVAWQGDTARLVPAPDPRPRP, encoded by the coding sequence ATGGATCATCCGACTGACGACAACCGCTGGGAAGCGCTGGCGCGCTACCTCGCCGGGGAGAGCTCCCCGGAAGAGGCGGCGCGCATCCAGCGGCTGCTCACCGAGGAGCCGGAGCGGGCCAAGGCGATGCAGGCCCTGGCCGCGATGATGCGCCGGCTGGAGCTGCCCCCGGCGCCCCGGGTAGACGTTGACGCCGCGTGGGAGCGCACCCGGGCCCGGATGCGCCAGGACTCCGTCGCCGACGCCCCGGCTTCGGCCCACCCAGCCAGCCCCGAGCCCGAGGTCATCACCCCGGCGGCGCCGCCGACTCGACCGGCGGTACCGGAGCCGGTGGTGGCCCGCGCGCCGAGTGCGCCGGTCGTGGCACGGATGGCCGCGCCCGCGCCCCCACCCGAACCGGCGCTGCCCGACCAGGAGCCGACCGCGGCGCCGGCACCCTCCCCCGTGGCGCCCCGTCCGGCACCCCGTCCCGCGGTGGTTGCCGCGCCTCCATCCGACGTCATCCCCCTGCGACCGCGCCGTTCGGCGTGGTGGCTCGTCGGCGCGGCGGCCGCGGCGATCATCGGCGTGGTGTCGTGGCAGCGGATGCAGCGGCCCGCGATGGCGGAGTCGGTGCTGGCCACGGCCGTGGGCGGCCGCGATTCCCTGGTCTATGCCGATGGCAGCCGGATCTTGCTGGGTCCCGCCTCGCGCCTTTCGGTGCGGGCGCGGCCGGGCGAGCGGCCCGAGTCGGTGACGCTCGAGGGCGAGGCGTACTTCGACCTCCCCCACGATCCGGCCCGTCCCTTCCGGGTGCAGGCCGGCTCGAGCGACATCACCGACATCGGCACCCGCTTCACCGTGCGGCAGCCCGCCGCCGGCCCGACGGTCGTGGAGGTGCACGCGGGATCGGTGGCCTTCGGCGCGCGCGGGGCCACGCCGCTGGTGCTTGCGGCGGGCGAGCAGGCCGTCCGGCGCGGCGCGGCCCCGCCGGAGCGCCTCCCGGGCGCGGCGGGCAGCGAGCCGCCGGCCTGGACCGCGGGCCAGCTGGCCTTCAGCGACGCCGGGTTCGACACCGTGCAGGACGCGCTCCGTCGGTGGTACGGCGTGGAACTGCTGTCCGGTGACTCCGCGCTCGCGGCGCGGCACTTCACCGCCAGCTTTGCCGGCGAGCCGCGCGAGGAGGTGGTGCGCATCCTGGCGCTGACCGTCGGCGCGGAGGTCGCCTGGCAGGGTGACACCGCCCGCCTCGTCCCGGCGCCGGACCCGCGCCCCCGGCCGTGA
- a CDS encoding TonB-dependent receptor has product MTAPAPGRALRWALLLAAALPSTATATAPCPSAIRGDSARAWAPPLDRPVTIEADRISLRDGLDRLAASAGFRLSYSGDHLPLDRQVCLSVRAEPAGVALLHLLAGTGVEPLIVGPAQVVLPPPAQPEPGPLAAPVELATIVVTGSPAGQARRELPLALDVVRGEDLRQWGDGGLAAALSGAVPGLWLWAQAPNSVLASYASIRGASSFGLSYPKVYIDGIELANPLLLTGLAPEAVDRVEVIRGPQGAALYGADAISGVMNVVTRQEGADPAAPRFTARSDVSLTGTDYAGGAVVGQRHALGARLGSQLTSGAVHLAGGTEGAYIPGAARQFLSGHGTLRHVAERWMLTGLGRFSTEVADAPPSPLLPDSSVRPRRGLAGGTSQSVLTYTLGSNLRILPGERWSHSVVAGLDGYRLEGVADERTPITSATDSALRAAVGGAVRGTLRLGTVRHQPLGGASWSDLALSAEHSILRQWASIDSGPRDNRASGSTRHTSGASLTGSAGLAERLFLSGGLRVEGTTGNDPVLIPMAGAAWVVGGSSVSLKLRAAYGKGVRWPTGAVRTAFSGGPQATRSAAGLDPEEQSGLEAGADLAVERTVTLSVTRFDQVASGLIQRVGVALDTSGGPGQPRVTYALENVGEITNHGWEAAVSVRGGPAVLRGAWSEVDSRVRRLAPRYGGDLLPGDRMLEVPRHTLSLTATVRQSGWLATGTVARASDWINYDRLQIAQDFAAGQPARNFVGQRLRSYWRTYPGVTRLRLSVSRDLGSHLGLTVTGDNLLDAQRGEPDNLTIVPGRSVGLALRAAW; this is encoded by the coding sequence GTGACCGCGCCCGCCCCCGGGCGGGCCCTCCGCTGGGCGCTGCTGCTGGCCGCCGCCCTGCCGTCCACCGCCACCGCGACTGCCCCCTGCCCGTCCGCCATTCGCGGCGATTCCGCCCGCGCATGGGCCCCGCCGCTCGACCGCCCGGTAACCATCGAGGCGGACCGGATCTCGCTGCGCGACGGGCTCGACCGGCTCGCGGCCAGCGCCGGCTTCCGGCTCTCCTACAGCGGCGATCACCTCCCCCTCGACCGGCAAGTCTGCCTGTCCGTCCGTGCCGAGCCGGCGGGCGTGGCGCTGCTCCACCTGCTCGCGGGGACCGGCGTGGAACCGCTCATCGTGGGTCCGGCGCAGGTGGTGCTGCCGCCCCCGGCCCAGCCCGAGCCCGGGCCCCTGGCCGCACCGGTAGAGCTCGCGACGATCGTGGTCACGGGCAGCCCCGCCGGCCAGGCCCGGCGGGAGCTGCCGCTGGCGCTGGACGTGGTGCGTGGCGAGGACCTCCGGCAGTGGGGTGACGGCGGGCTCGCGGCGGCGCTCAGTGGCGCGGTACCCGGCCTGTGGCTCTGGGCCCAGGCGCCCAACAGCGTGCTGGCCAGCTACGCGAGCATCCGCGGCGCGTCGTCCTTCGGGCTGAGCTACCCCAAGGTCTACATCGACGGCATCGAGCTGGCCAACCCGCTGCTGCTCACCGGCCTCGCGCCGGAGGCGGTGGACCGGGTCGAGGTGATCCGCGGACCGCAGGGCGCGGCGCTGTACGGCGCCGACGCGATCAGCGGCGTGATGAACGTCGTCACCCGGCAGGAGGGCGCCGACCCGGCCGCCCCGCGCTTCACGGCGCGGAGCGACGTGAGCCTGACGGGCACCGACTACGCCGGCGGCGCGGTGGTGGGACAGCGCCACGCGCTCGGCGCGCGGCTGGGCTCCCAGCTGACCTCGGGGGCCGTGCACCTGGCGGGTGGCACCGAGGGCGCCTACATCCCCGGCGCCGCGCGCCAGTTCCTCTCCGGCCACGGCACCCTGCGCCACGTGGCGGAGCGCTGGATGCTCACCGGCCTCGGCCGCTTCAGCACCGAGGTGGCCGACGCGCCCCCGAGTCCGCTGCTGCCGGATTCGAGCGTCCGGCCCCGCCGGGGCCTGGCCGGCGGCACCAGCCAGTCGGTCCTGACCTACACCCTGGGCAGCAACCTCCGGATCCTCCCCGGCGAACGTTGGAGCCACAGCGTGGTGGCGGGCCTCGATGGCTACCGGCTCGAGGGCGTGGCCGATGAGCGCACCCCCATCACCTCGGCCACCGACTCCGCGCTCCGCGCCGCAGTCGGGGGCGCGGTGCGGGGCACGCTCCGGCTGGGCACGGTGCGGCACCAGCCGCTGGGCGGCGCCAGCTGGAGCGACCTCGCCCTGAGCGCCGAGCACTCGATCCTGCGCCAGTGGGCCAGCATCGACTCGGGGCCGCGGGACAACCGCGCCAGCGGCAGCACCCGCCACACCAGCGGGGCGAGCCTCACCGGCAGCGCCGGGCTTGCGGAGCGGCTGTTCCTCTCGGGCGGGCTGCGGGTCGAGGGCACCACCGGCAACGACCCGGTGCTCATCCCGATGGCGGGCGCGGCGTGGGTCGTGGGGGGATCGTCGGTCTCCCTCAAGCTGCGCGCGGCCTACGGCAAGGGGGTGCGCTGGCCCACGGGCGCAGTGCGCACCGCGTTCTCGGGCGGCCCCCAGGCCACGCGCTCGGCGGCCGGGCTCGATCCCGAGGAGCAGTCGGGCCTCGAGGCCGGCGCCGACCTCGCCGTGGAACGCACGGTGACGCTCAGCGTCACCCGCTTCGACCAGGTGGCGTCGGGATTGATCCAGCGGGTGGGCGTGGCACTCGACACCAGCGGCGGGCCGGGGCAGCCGCGGGTGACGTACGCACTGGAAAACGTCGGGGAGATCACCAACCACGGCTGGGAGGCGGCGGTCAGCGTGCGCGGGGGGCCGGCGGTGCTGCGCGGGGCGTGGTCGGAGGTGGACAGCCGGGTCCGAAGGCTCGCGCCCCGCTACGGCGGCGACCTGCTCCCCGGCGACCGCATGCTCGAGGTGCCGCGGCACACGCTGAGCCTCACCGCCACCGTCAGGCAGTCGGGCTGGCTGGCGACCGGGACGGTGGCGCGCGCCAGCGACTGGATCAACTACGACCGGCTGCAGATCGCGCAGGACTTCGCCGCCGGCCAGCCGGCGCGCAACTTCGTGGGCCAGCGGCTGCGCAGCTACTGGCGCACCTATCCCGGCGTCACCCGCCTGCGGCTGTCGGTGAGCCGCGACCTCGGCTCCCACCTGGGCCTGACCGTCACCGGCGACAACCTGCTCGACGCGCAGCGCGGGGAACCGGACAACCTGACCATCGTGCCTGGCCGGAGCGTGGGCCTGGCGCTCCGCGCCGCCTGGTGA
- a CDS encoding DJ-1/PfpI family protein, which yields MPATPRRIAMLAYPGMFPLDLAGPHAVLSGLMQTTVHIVGRSTAPLQASGLTVVPDTTLEACPADLDVLFVPGGGEGTVAAMQDEALLAFLRDRAARARYVTSVCTGSLVLGAAGLLRGYRATTHWVAHEVLAEFGAVPVTARVVEDRNRITAAGVSAGIDFALVLAARLSGAAYAGGLQLNVEYDPAPPFNAGSPATAGPEITAALAGMYAPLVEAMRGVAARR from the coding sequence ATGCCGGCCACGCCGCGGCGCATCGCGATGCTGGCGTACCCGGGCATGTTCCCGCTCGACCTGGCGGGGCCGCACGCGGTGCTGAGCGGGCTCATGCAGACCACCGTCCACATCGTGGGACGGAGCACCGCGCCGCTGCAGGCGTCCGGGCTTACCGTGGTGCCGGACACGACCCTCGAGGCCTGTCCCGCCGACCTCGACGTGCTCTTCGTGCCCGGCGGCGGGGAGGGCACCGTGGCGGCGATGCAGGACGAGGCGCTGCTCGCCTTCCTGCGGGACCGCGCGGCGCGGGCGCGCTACGTGACCAGCGTCTGCACCGGATCGCTGGTGCTGGGCGCGGCGGGACTGCTGCGCGGGTACCGGGCCACCACGCACTGGGTGGCGCACGAGGTGCTGGCCGAGTTCGGGGCGGTGCCGGTGACCGCGCGGGTGGTCGAGGACCGCAACCGCATCACGGCGGCGGGGGTGTCGGCGGGGATCGACTTCGCGCTGGTGCTGGCGGCGCGGCTGTCCGGCGCCGCGTACGCCGGGGGGCTGCAGCTCAACGTGGAATACGACCCAGCGCCCCCGTTCAACGCCGGCTCGCCGGCCACGGCGGGCCCGGAGATCACCGCGGCGCTGGCGGGGATGTACGCGCCGCTGGTGGAGGCGATGCGGGGAGTGGCGGCGCGGCGCTAG
- a CDS encoding cytochrome c-type biogenesis protein CcmH: MTAALLLAALLAQAPAPAPDAAQVSARQRTATELIGSLQSPFCPGLTLPACPSWHADTLRQALRRRILGGEDPGLIRREMAARYGQYILGEPTWQGFDVFGWVGPGILLLLGGVTLALVLRRRAGQPAPAHQRGRPDYVPPLEPLAAEERARLEQRLLAELRQE, translated from the coding sequence ATGACGGCCGCGCTGCTGCTGGCCGCGCTGCTGGCGCAGGCACCCGCCCCCGCGCCGGACGCGGCGCAGGTGTCCGCCCGGCAGCGGACGGCCACCGAACTGATCGGCAGCCTGCAGAGCCCCTTCTGCCCCGGGCTCACGCTCCCCGCCTGCCCCAGCTGGCACGCCGACACGCTGCGTCAGGCGCTGCGGCGGCGGATCCTGGGCGGCGAGGACCCGGGGCTGATCCGGCGCGAGATGGCGGCGCGCTACGGGCAGTACATCCTGGGCGAACCGACCTGGCAGGGCTTCGACGTCTTCGGCTGGGTGGGCCCGGGCATCCTGCTGCTGCTGGGCGGGGTGACGCTGGCACTGGTGCTCCGGCGCCGGGCCGGCCAGCCGGCGCCGGCGCACCAGCGGGGCCGCCCGGACTACGTCCCGCCGCTGGAGCCGCTGGCCGCTGAGGAGCGGGCCCGGCTGGAGCAGCGGCTGCTGGCGGAGTTGCGCCAGGAGTAG
- a CDS encoding di-heme enzyme: MSGEADLDCDPMFAALGLPFGSRAGGPQRVFRVSGRAATVGAYRVPTGAFRWALPAGFPEPRVPADNPMTVAKVELGRHLFHDRRLSRDSSMSCSSCHQQGYAFSDPRVHPVGITGQAHPRTSMSLANVAYSPSLTWANLRMQHLEQQALVPMFGEDPIEMGMTGAEAELLRRLRDEPRYRALFPAAFPGERDPFVLANVTRAIAAFERTLLSGASAYDRFHGGEAGAMSEAARRGETLFLSERLECFHCHGGFLFTGTVDHLGKANPEVEFHNTGLYNLDGRGAYPAPNVGLMESTGDPADMGSFKAPSLRNVAVTAPYMHDGSIATLAEVVAHYMAGGRTITSGPHAGVGSANPLKSAFVPGFTLTEGERADLLAFLESLTDPAFLADARFADPWPTARAAR; this comes from the coding sequence ATGTCGGGCGAGGCGGACCTGGACTGCGACCCGATGTTCGCCGCGCTGGGCCTGCCGTTCGGGTCCCGCGCCGGGGGACCGCAGCGGGTGTTCCGGGTGAGCGGCCGGGCCGCCACCGTGGGCGCCTATCGGGTGCCGACCGGTGCGTTCCGCTGGGCGCTGCCCGCCGGCTTCCCGGAGCCCCGGGTGCCGGCCGACAACCCGATGACCGTGGCCAAGGTGGAGCTGGGCCGGCACCTGTTCCATGACCGGCGGCTCTCCCGGGACAGCTCGATGAGCTGCAGCAGCTGCCACCAGCAGGGGTACGCCTTCAGCGACCCGCGGGTGCACCCTGTGGGCATCACGGGCCAGGCGCACCCGCGCACCAGCATGAGCCTCGCCAACGTGGCGTACAGCCCGTCGCTCACCTGGGCCAACCTGCGGATGCAGCACCTGGAGCAGCAGGCGCTGGTGCCGATGTTCGGCGAGGACCCCATCGAGATGGGGATGACCGGCGCCGAGGCGGAGCTGCTCCGCCGGCTCCGGGACGAGCCCCGGTACCGCGCGCTCTTCCCGGCGGCCTTCCCCGGCGAGCGGGACCCGTTCGTGCTGGCCAACGTGACGCGCGCGATCGCGGCGTTCGAGCGGACGCTGCTCTCGGGCGCCTCCGCCTACGACCGTTTTCACGGCGGCGAGGCCGGGGCCATGAGCGAGGCGGCGCGCCGGGGGGAGACGCTGTTCCTGAGCGAGCGGCTGGAGTGCTTCCACTGCCACGGCGGCTTCCTGTTCACCGGCACGGTGGACCACCTGGGGAAGGCCAATCCCGAAGTCGAGTTCCACAACACCGGCCTGTACAACCTCGACGGCCGCGGGGCGTATCCGGCGCCGAACGTGGGGCTGATGGAATCGACCGGCGACCCGGCCGACATGGGGAGCTTCAAGGCGCCGAGCCTGCGGAACGTCGCGGTCACGGCGCCGTACATGCACGACGGCAGCATCGCCACGCTCGCGGAGGTGGTGGCGCACTACATGGCGGGGGGGCGCACGATCACCAGCGGGCCGCACGCCGGGGTGGGGAGCGCGAATCCGCTCAAGAGCGCCTTCGTGCCCGGGTTCACGCTCACCGAGGGTGAGCGGGCCGACCTGCTCGCCTTCCTGGAGAGCCTGACGGATCCCGCCTTCCTGGCCGACGCCCGCTTCGCCGATCCGTGGCCCACGGCCCGGGCGGCGCGATGA